One genomic segment of Arachis duranensis cultivar V14167 chromosome 4, aradu.V14167.gnm2.J7QH, whole genome shotgun sequence includes these proteins:
- the LOC107484086 gene encoding uncharacterized protein LOC107484086 has product MMMIMVMTSKINFRCHFNLEDMEDSSSNGGSGKREEIVDVGSVVEAVTAEEGDAPLYNVESLCMRCGENGITRFLLTLIPHFRKILLSAFECPHCGERNNEVQFAGEIQPRGCSYTLQIPSDNPKMLDRQVVKSESATIKIPELDFEIPPEAQRGSLSTVEGILMRAADELQALQEERRKVSPETAEAIDQFLVKLRACATGESAFTFILDDPAGNSFVENPFAPSSDPSLTIKFYDRTPEQQALLGYLVDSTQIEGTRNEAQAGGNAVVTDQVRGEPHGSVGATAGHRAIAQSNSSEIAEALFRYTAPEEVMTFPSTCGACATKCETRMFVTNIPYFQEVIVMASTCDSCGYRNSELKPGGRISEKGKRISLHVKNVNDLNRDVIKSDTASVKIPELELELASGTLGGLVSTVEGLITKINESLQRVHGFTFGDSLDIPILEGLLPNGIFLFIFLCVQLLSLEKPWTLILDDALANSFIAPATDDLKDDNQLTFEEYERSWEQNEELGLNDMDTSAADVAYESANNTKVE; this is encoded by the exons ACATGGAAGACAGCAGCAGCAATGGTGGTAGCGGGAAACGTGAGGAAATTGTGGACGTTGGGTCGGTCGTTGAAGCTGTTACTGCAGAGGAAGGTGATGCTCCCCTCTACAACGTTGAGAGCCTCTGCATGCGTTGCGGTGAAAAt GGGATTACAAGATTCTTACTCACCTTAATTCCTCACTTCAGAAAG ATTTTGTTGTCAGCTTTTGAGTGTCCTCATTGTGGTGAGAG GAACAATGAAGTACAGTTTGCTGGAGAAATTCAACCGCGTGGTTGCTCTTACACTCTGCAGATCCCATCTGACAATCCAAAG ATGCTTGACAGACAAGTGGTAAAATCAGAATCTGCTACAATTAAG ATTCCAGAATTGGATTTTGAGATTCCACCAGAGGCTCAGCGTGGTAGTCTTTCAACG GTGGAAGGCATACTAATGCGAGCTGCTGATGAGCTTCAGGCCCTTCAAGAGGAGCGCAGG AAAGTGTCTCCAGAGACAGCTGAAGCCATTGATCAGTTCTTGGTGAAATTGCGAGCCTGTGCTACTGGAGAGTCAGCTTTCACATTTATTCTTGATGATCCTGCTGGAAACAGCTTTGTTGAAAATCC GTTTGCGCCATCATCTGATCCATCATTGACTATCAAGTTTTATGACCGAACACCTGAGCAACAAGCATTGTTGGGATATCTTGTTGATTCTACACAGATTGAAGGAACTCGCAACGAAGCACAAGCAGGGGGAAATGCTGTGGTTACTGATCAAGTGAGGGGAGAGCCACATGGATCTGTGGGGGCAACTGCTGGTCATCGAGCCATTGCACAGAGTAATAGTTCAGAAATTGCGGAAGCCTTATTTCGATACACTGCACCGGAAGAG GTGATGACTTTCCCTTCAACTTGTGGTGCATGTGCCACTAAGTGTGAGACTAGAATGTTTGTCACCA ATATTCCATACTTTCAAGAAGTAATCGTAATGGCATCCACATGTGACTCTTGTGGCTACCGCAACTCCGAG TTAAAACCAGGTGGACGAATTTCTGAAAAAGGCAAAAGAATTTCACTTCATGTGAAAAATGTTAACGACTTAAATCGCGATGTAATCAAG TCTGATACTGCAAGTGTAAAAATTCCTGAACTTGAATTGGAATTGGCAAGTGGCACCCTTGGGGGTTTGGTTTCAACTGTTGAAGGTTTGATTACAAAAATTAACGAAA GCCTTCAGAGGGTCCATGGATTTACTTTCGGTGATAGTTTGGAT ATTCCTATCCTTGAAGGACTTTTACCTAATGGCatctttttgtttatatttttgtgtGTGCAGCTTCTTAGCTTGGAAAAACCTTGGACTTTAATTCTTGATGATGCATTAGCCAATTCCTTTATAGCACCTGCAACTGATGATTTAAAAGACGACAATCAATTAACGT TTGAGGAGTATGAGAGGTCATGGgagcaaaatgaagaattagGCTTGAATGATATGGATACTTCTGCTGCCGATGTTGCTTACGAATCAGCAAATAATACTAAAGTTGAATGA
- the LOC107484085 gene encoding peptidyl-prolyl cis-trans isomerase FKBP17-1, chloroplastic isoform X1, translating into MITERCYSASATCASFSPPYIIRDNNFKHQPCNKFTLCSATSSSTSSAISITKRRSLYVSLICTTLSSFIFSLAPASSSSLSPSSKFPISEFYELPNSSGLKVLDLLLGSGDEVPSDGDRVAIHYYGRLAAKQGWRFDSTYDHKDENGDPNPFVFVLGSGKVIDGIEMAVRSMKVGGIRRVIIPPSLGYQSTSQEPIPPNFFDRQRLFTTIFNPTRLANGEGSTLGTLIFDIELVSLRHQ; encoded by the exons atgaTAACAGAACGGTGTTACTCTGCAAGTGCAACATGTGCTAGTTTCTCTCCACCTTACATTATTAGAGATAACAACTTTAAACACCAACCATGTAACAAGTTTACTCTATGTTCAGCAACATCTTCATCTACATCTAGTGCCATATCTATAACTAAAAGAAGATCTTTATATGTGTCTCTCATCTGCACCACTTTATCTTCATTCATATTCTCACTTGCTCCTGCTTcatcctcttctctctctccttcctcCAAGTTCCCCATATCAGAATTCTATGAGCTCCCCAATTCCAGTGGACTTAAGGTCTTAGACCTCCTTCTTGGTTCCGGTGATGAAGTTCCTTCTGATGGAGACAGG GTTGCAATACATTACTATGGTAGACTAGCAGCAAAACAAGGGTGGCGCTTTGATTCAACCTATGACCATAAAGATGAGAATGGTGATCCTAATCCCTTTGTCTTTGTTCTTGGGAGTGGCAAG GTTATAGATGGAATTGAGATGGCAGTGAGATCAATGAAAGTAGGTGGTATCCGAAGAGTCATCATACCTCCATCCCTTGGATATCAAAGCACATCACAGGAACCAATTCCACCCAAT ttcTTTGACAGGCAGAGGCTGTTCACAACCATATTTAATCCAACTCGTCTTGCTAATGGAGAAGGCTCCACTTTAGGGACACTTATATTTGACATTGAACTGGTTAGCCTGAGGCATCAATGA
- the LOC107484085 gene encoding peptidyl-prolyl cis-trans isomerase FKBP17-1, chloroplastic isoform X2 — MKFLLMETGYLYPLHTFKVAIHYYGRLAAKQGWRFDSTYDHKDENGDPNPFVFVLGSGKVIDGIEMAVRSMKVGGIRRVIIPPSLGYQSTSQEPIPPNFFDRQRLFTTIFNPTRLANGEGSTLGTLIFDIELVSLRHQ; from the exons ATGAAGTTCCTTCTGATGGAGACAGGGTACCTTTATCCTTTACACACCTTCAAA GTTGCAATACATTACTATGGTAGACTAGCAGCAAAACAAGGGTGGCGCTTTGATTCAACCTATGACCATAAAGATGAGAATGGTGATCCTAATCCCTTTGTCTTTGTTCTTGGGAGTGGCAAG GTTATAGATGGAATTGAGATGGCAGTGAGATCAATGAAAGTAGGTGGTATCCGAAGAGTCATCATACCTCCATCCCTTGGATATCAAAGCACATCACAGGAACCAATTCCACCCAAT ttcTTTGACAGGCAGAGGCTGTTCACAACCATATTTAATCCAACTCGTCTTGCTAATGGAGAAGGCTCCACTTTAGGGACACTTATATTTGACATTGAACTGGTTAGCCTGAGGCATCAATGA
- the LOC107484084 gene encoding vesicle-associated membrane protein 721 → MGQKSLIYAFVSRGTVVLAEYTEFSGNFNTIAFQCLQKLPSSNNKFTYNCDSHTFNFLVDNGFTYCVVADDSAGRQVPIAFLERVKDDFVSKYGASDKAGANAAANSLNKEFGPKLKEHMQYCIDHPEEISKLAKVQNQVSEVKGVMMENIEKVLDRGEKIELLVDKTENLHNQAQDFRTSGTKIRRKMWLQNMKMKLIVLAILIVLILVIVLSVCHGFKCGK, encoded by the exons ATGGGACAGAAATCTCTGATCTACGCCTTCGTCTCTCGCGGAACCGTGGTTCTTGCAGAGTACACTGAATTCAGCGGCAACTTCAACACCATCGCCTTCCAGTGCCTCCAGAAGCTTCCTTCCTCCAACAACAAGTTCACCTACAACTGCGACAGCCACACCTTCAACTTCCTCGTCGACAATGGCTTCA CTTACTGTGTTGTTGCGGATGATTCTGCTGGAAGGCAGGTTCCTATTGCGTTTCTGGAGCGAGTGAAGGATGATTTTGTTTCCAAATATGGTGCCTCCGATAAGGCCGGTGCTAATGCTGCCGCCAACAGCCTTAACAAGGAGTTTGG GCCGAAATTGAAGGAGCATATGCAGTACTGCATCGATCACCCTGAGGAGATAAGCAAGCTTGCCAAGGTTCAGAATCAGGTCTCTGAAGTTAAGGGTGTCATGATGGAAAATATTGAAAAG GTTCTGGACAGGGGAGAAAAGATAGAGCTTCTAGTTGACAAGACTGAGAACCTTCATAATCAG GCACAAGACTTTAGGACTTCAGGGACCAAAATTCGTAGAAAAATGTGGCTGCAGAACATGAAGATGAAGCTGATTGTATTGGCAATTTTGATAGTCCTGATCCTCGTAATTGTCCTTTCCGTCTGCCATGGATTCAAGTGTGGAAAATAA
- the LOC107484080 gene encoding uncharacterized protein LOC107484080 yields MADKENLQLTQAELLAQIAELQADMRRIAELSAQNNGKQEGESSKSSAQGNTDPLNITPPKEKLTPDNPFSEEITKFQMPKNFTLPSALKPYKGFGNPRAHVKKFQSMMFFNDANNEPVLCRAFSTYLDGAALLWFSKLSAGSISSFEELARSFIDYFAASRIYVHRSDYLGTIKQGQHESLKDYMTRFTEATMEIQDLDSAIHLHALKAGLRPGKFRETIAITKPKTLEEFRERAAGQMEIEELREAQKTDKQPHRRDEDKMFRPPNNKEPKKPFKLTPKFNTYTRFNTKRENIIKKILNAKIVKPPAWVGSYQDQRFVDRSKHCAFHQKFGHTTDDCIVAKDLLERLARQGLLDKYIKGRKARGVNSDRGEHKQAATDKDKREQTTPNPPRGIINHISGGYTGGGEITSARK; encoded by the coding sequence ATGGCTGACAAGGAGAACCTTCAACTCACACAAGCTGAGCTCCTAGCCCAAATCGCTGAACTTCAGGCAGACATGCGGAGGATAGCTGAGTTATCTGCACAGAACAACGGAAAACAGGAGGGAGAAAGCTCCAAAAGCTCGGCCCAGGGCAACACAGATCCCCTGAACATCACCCCGCCGAAGGAAAAGCTCACTCCCGACAATCCCTTTTCCGAGGAAATCACAAAGTTCCAGATGCCAAAAAATTTTACGTTGCCCTCAGCCCTTAAGCCATACAAGGGGTTCGGCAACCCCCGAGCTCATGTCAAGAAATTTCAATCTATGATGTTCTTTAACGACGCTAACAATGAGCCTGTGCTCTGCCGAGCTTTTTCCACTTACCTTGATGGTGCTGCATTACTCTGGTTTTCTAAGTTGTCTGCAGGTTCAATTTCTTCCTTTGAGGAGCTGGCGAGGTCGTTCATCGATTACTTTGCTGCGTCAAGAATATATGTGCACAGATCAGATTATCTAGGCACCATCAAGCAGGGTCAACATGAAAGCCTAAAAGATTACATGACTCGGTTCACGGAAGCAACCATGGAGATCCAAGACTTAGATTCGGCGATCCACCTGCATGCCCTCAAAGCCGGCCTCAGACCTGGAAAATTCCGAGAAACAATTGCAATAACAAAACCAAAAACGCTGGAAGAATTCCGAGAAAGGGCTGCAGGCCAGATGGAAATCGAAGAGCTTCGCGAAGCCCAGAAAACAGACAAACAACCGCACAGAAGGGATGAAGACAAAATGTTTAGACCACCGAACAATAAAGAACCGAAGAAGCCCTTCAAGCTCACACCAAAATTCAATACTTACACTAGGTTCAACACCAAAAGAGAGAACATCatcaaaaaaattctaaatgcCAAAATCGTGAAACCACCAGCTTGGGTGGGGAGTTACCAAGACCAAAGGTTCGTGGATAGAAGCAAGCATTGTGCTTTCCACCAGAAGTTTGGTCATACCACGGACGACTGCATCGTCGCAAAAGACCTGCTTGAAAGACTAGCACGCCAAGGGCTCCTAGACAAATACATCAAAGGTCGAAAAGCCAGAGGAGTCAACTCGGACAGAGGCGAACACAAACAAGCAGCAACAGATAAGGACAAAAGAGAACAGACAACACCCAATCCGCCAAGAGGAATCATCAACCACATATCAGGAGGCTACACAGGTGGAGGTGAAATAACCTCGGCCAGAAAATGA